In the genome of Fusarium fujikuroi IMI 58289 draft genome, chromosome FFUJ_chr02, one region contains:
- a CDS encoding related to nicotinamide mononucleotide permease, translating to MSLSRPEPGPSTSVEAFAQTGAEPSLDDSDDEDLRSAVGSGSDVYELHERTTGRDRHGSAIWDAEAAEDGDVDHPLVGERSRSPGSMASFQLYTPDEEQAVRRKFDRKLVLFVALLYMLSFVDRSNIGNARIAGMDEDLQSDPPRDEWYQWALTAFYITYIAFEWMSLLWKLIPAHIFVSMVVLTWGLMASLQAVATSYPMLIALRAVLGIGEAGFTGIPFYLSFFFKREELAFRTAIFISAAPLATTFASTLAWLIVKFAEFGPIAPWRLLFIIEGFPSVIASVVAWNVIPDSPQTAPYLTKREKKVAHLRLRSEQSTATNNKPSSGLKGRDVLAIFRDPVAWITATMFFLTNMAYSSLPVFLPKILTEMGHDTLTSQALSAPPYLAAFVIVLFTAHMSDRLRTRTVPLIFHALASSSGYAILALAKPLNLPNFIRYMAVYPAAVGFFNVVTLIITWSINNQANQSRQGGGFALLQLVGQCGPLVGTRLYPDRDAPYYAPGMSTCAIAMLLVSILAYALRFYLKYKNRKFDRAESERRQAGDEVEEEGLVGPGRRKSAAVVFRYML from the exons ATGTCCCTGTCGCGGCCCGAACCTGGCCCCAGTACATCGGTTGAAGCGTTTGCGCAAACCGGCGCTGAGCCCTCACTCGACGAtagcgacgacgaagatctTCGGTCGGCCGTTGGTAGTGGAAGCGATGTTTACGAGCTGCATGAGAGAACTACGGGTAGAGATAGACACGGCAGCGCGATATGGGATGCCGAAGCTGCAGAGGATGGAGATGTAGACCATCCTCTGGTAGGAGAGCGCTCGCGAAGTCCTGGTTCTATGGCGAGTTTCCAGCTCTATACCCCTGATGAAGAACAAGCCGTGCGTAGGAAGTTCGATCGCAAGCTTGTCCTATTCGTCGCTCTCCTTTACATGTTGAGCTTCGTCGACAGATCCA ATATCGGTAATGCTCGTATAGCCGGTATGGATGAAGATCTCCAGTCTGACCCGCCCCGCGATGAGTGGTACCAATGGGCCCTCACAGCGTTTTACATTACTTATATTGCCTTTGAATGGATGTCGCTTCTGTGGAAGCTCATTCCGGCGCATATATTTGTGTCGATGGTGGTCCTGACATGGGGTCTCATGGCGTCCCTTCAGGCTGTCGCGACGTCTTATCCCATGTTGATAGCGCTGCGCGCTGTCCTTGGAATAGGAGAGGCTGGCTTCACGGGAATTCCCTTTTACTtgagtttcttcttcaaacgAGAAGAGCTTGCATTCCGGACTGCTATTTTCATATCTG CGGCCCCCTTGGCTACGACGTTTGCCTCAACGCTCGCCTGGCTTATCGTCAAGTTTGCTGAGTTTGGCCCTATTGCCCCATGGcgtcttctcttcatcattgagGGGTTCCCATCCGTCATCGCGTCTGTAGTAGCCTGGAACGTCATACCCGACTCTCCACAAACAGCCCCTTACTTGACCAAGCGTGAGAAAAAGGTTGCCCATCTGCGCCTTCGCAGCGAGCAGTCAACGGCCACAAACAATAAGCCTTCGTCTGGTCTCAAAGGTCGCGATGTTCTGGCAATATTTCGTGACCCCGTTGCGTGGATCACTGCAACCATGTTCTTCCTCACCAACATGGCTTACTCCTCTCTCCCCGTCTTTCTCCCTAAGATACTCACTGAGATGGGTCACGATACTCTCACCTCTCAAGCTCTCAGTGCTCCCCCGTACTTGGCGGCTTttgtcatcgtcctcttcacTGCCCATATGTCTGATCGACTGCGCACACGCACCGTACCTCTAATATTCCATGCCCTCGCTTCATCAAGTGGCTACGCCATTCTGGCTTTGGCTAAACCCCTTAATCTTCCTAATTTCATCCGTTATATGGCCGTGTATCCTGCCGCTGTAGGCTTTTTCAATGTCGTCACTCTCATCATTACATGGAGCATCAATAACCAAGCCAACCAGAGCCGTCAAGGCGGTGGCTTCGCTCTCCTCCAACTCGTTGGTCAGTGTGGGCCGCTCGTGGGCACCAGATTGTATCCGGATCGAGATGCTCCCTATTATGCGCCTGGGATGAGCACATGTGCAATTGCTATGCTTCTTGTCTCTATCCTAGCGTATGCTCTTCGCTTCTATCTCAAGTATAAAAATCGCAAATTTGACCGGGCTGAGAGTGAGCGTCGGCAGGCGGGtgacgaggttgaggaagaaggcctCGTTGGCCCTGGGAGACGCAAATCAGCGGCTGTTGTCTTTCGATACATGCTATAG